From a region of the Hymenobacter jejuensis genome:
- a CDS encoding class I SAM-dependent rRNA methyltransferase, protein MPATITLKPGKDHSLRRFHPWVFSGAIARMQGEAVEGEVVTVQASNGELLGMGHYAPGSIAVRMLAFGADAPQPDAAFWEDRLRNAYELRQRLGLTGTGNTNVFRLVHAEGDGLPGLIIDVYGDVAVIQAHSAGMYRTRPQIAAALQAVLGTHLRAIYDKSAETVPAKAAPEAKNNYLLGESTGNEHIVEENGHRFAVDWETGQKTGFFIDQRDNRALLARYAPGRRVLNTFCYTGGFSVYALEAGAELVHSVDSSKRAIELTDRNAALTAHADRHEAYAQDVFSFLKERHNQYDLIVLDPPAFAKHLSARHNALMGYKRLNVAGIKQIAPGGILFTFSCSQVVSMELFEGAIMAAAIEAGRPARILHRLTQPADHPVSLFHPEGEYLKGLVLAVE, encoded by the coding sequence ATGCCCGCTACCATCACCCTCAAACCCGGTAAAGACCATTCGCTTCGTCGCTTTCACCCTTGGGTGTTTTCGGGCGCTATTGCCCGCATGCAGGGCGAAGCCGTTGAGGGTGAAGTAGTTACCGTGCAGGCTTCCAACGGTGAATTGCTGGGCATGGGCCATTACGCCCCCGGCTCTATCGCCGTACGCATGCTGGCATTTGGAGCCGACGCGCCGCAGCCCGATGCAGCTTTTTGGGAAGACCGGCTTCGCAATGCCTACGAGCTTCGGCAGCGCCTGGGCCTGACGGGCACAGGGAACACCAACGTGTTTCGCCTCGTGCACGCCGAAGGCGACGGCTTGCCCGGCCTCATTATTGATGTGTATGGCGATGTGGCTGTGATACAAGCACATAGCGCGGGCATGTACCGCACGCGCCCACAGATTGCCGCGGCGTTGCAGGCGGTGTTGGGCACACATCTCAGGGCCATCTACGACAAGAGCGCCGAAACCGTGCCGGCCAAAGCGGCCCCCGAGGCGAAGAATAATTATCTGCTCGGCGAAAGCACTGGTAACGAGCATATTGTCGAGGAAAACGGGCATCGGTTTGCTGTTGATTGGGAGACGGGCCAGAAAACCGGCTTCTTCATCGACCAGCGTGACAACCGGGCGTTGCTGGCTCGCTACGCGCCCGGCCGGCGCGTCCTGAACACCTTTTGCTACACCGGCGGATTTTCGGTGTACGCGTTGGAAGCGGGAGCCGAGTTGGTGCATTCTGTCGACAGCTCCAAGCGTGCCATCGAGCTTACTGATCGCAATGCGGCCCTCACCGCCCACGCCGACCGCCACGAAGCCTACGCTCAGGATGTGTTTAGCTTCTTGAAAGAGCGCCACAACCAATACGACCTCATCGTGCTCGATCCGCCGGCGTTTGCCAAGCATTTGTCGGCGCGCCACAATGCGCTCATGGGCTATAAGCGCCTGAATGTAGCCGGCATCAAGCAGATTGCTCCCGGTGGCATCTTGTTCACGTTCAGCTGCTCACAGGTCGTCAGCATGGAACTGTTTGAAGGCGCCATCATGGCGGCCGCCATCGAAGCCGGTCGGCCCGCCCGCATTCTGCACCGCCTCACGCAGCCTGCCGACCATCCGGTAAGCCTGTTTCACCCCGAAGGCGAATATCTGAAGGGTTTGGTGCTGGCCGTGGAGTAA